In Juglans regia cultivar Chandler chromosome 13, Walnut 2.0, whole genome shotgun sequence, the following proteins share a genomic window:
- the LOC108986949 gene encoding auxin-responsive protein SAUR23-like, with product MAIRLAAILHAKHILRRSNSFAKQAASMSLDVPKGCFAVYVGEGEKKRFVIPVSFLNQPSFQELLSKAEEEFGFDHPMGGLTIPCSEDIFVDLTCRLHELL from the coding sequence ATGGCTATTCGTTTGGCTGCTATTTTACATGCTAAGCACATTCTCCGACGATCAAACTCATTTGCAAAGCAAGCGGCTTCCATGTCTTTAGACGTTCCGAAAGGCTGTTTTGCAGTATATGTTGGGGAGGGCGAAAAGAAGAGATTCGTGATTCCAGTATCATTTCTGAACCAGCCTTCATTTCAAGAATTGCTAAGCAAAGCCGAGGAAGAATTCGGCTTTGATCATCCCATGGGTGGTCTCACAATTCCCTGCAGCGAAGATATCTTTGTTGATCTCACTTGTCGCTTGCATGAATTGTTGTAA
- the LOC108986948 gene encoding auxin-induced protein X15-like, which produces MAIRFPSILHAKHILRRSNSFAKQAASTSLDVPKGYFAVYVGESHEMKRFVVPISLLKQPSFQELLNKAEEEYGFDHPMGGLTIPCSEDIFIDLTCRLHEL; this is translated from the coding sequence ATGGCGATTCGTTTTCCCAGTATTTTGCATGCTAAGCACATTCTCCGCCGATCAAACTCGTTTGCAAAGCAAGCAGCTTCAACATCTTTAGATGTTCCAAAAGGCTACTTTGCAGTATATGTTGGAGAGAGTCATGAAATGAAGAGATTTGTAGTTCCGATATCACTCCTGAAACAGCCTTCATTTCAAGAATTGCTAAACAAGGCTGAGGAAGAATATGGCTTCGATCATCCAATGGGTGGTCTCACAATTCCCTGCAGTGAAGACATCTTCATTGATCTCACTTGTCGCTTACATGAACTGTGA
- the LOC108986950 gene encoding auxin-responsive protein SAUR21-like, whose product MPIRVPAIMHVKQLLRRSVLSSKEAASTAKNVPKGYFAVYVGEDQKKRFVLPISYLNEPSFQKLLHKAEEEFGFDHPMGALTIPCREEVFINFTSGINRS is encoded by the coding sequence ATGCCTATCCGAGTTCCAGCCATCATGCATGTTAAGCAGCTTCTCCGCAGGTCTGTTCTAAGCAGTAAAGAAGCAGCTTCCACAGCTAAAAATGTTCCAAAAGGCTACTTTGCAGTCTATGTTGGAGAAGACCAGAAGAAGCGATTCGTTCTACCTATATCATACCTTAATGAACCTTCGTTTCAGAAATTGCTGCATAAGGCAGAGGAAGAATTTGGGTTCGATCATCCAATGGGTGCTCTAACAATTCCTTGCAGGGAAGAGGTCTTTATCAACTTCACATCTGGCATAAACAGATCGTGA
- the LOC108986946 gene encoding auxin-responsive protein SAUR21-like has protein sequence MGLRFPSASLAKQILRRSALTATRAASTSSDVPRGFFAVYVGENQKQRFVVPVSYLNQPSFQNLLRKAEEEFGFHHPTGGLTIPCRIDTFINVTSHLSSSQERSNYP, from the coding sequence ATGGGACTTCGTTTCCCCAGTGCATCTCTTGCTAAGCAAATTCTCCGCCGCTCTGCTTTGACCGCAACTAGAGCAGCTTCTACATCCTCAGATGTACCAAGAGGCTTCTTTGCAGTTTATGTTGGAGAGAATCAGAAGCAGCGGTTTGTGGTTCCTGTGTCCTATTTGAACCAGccttcatttcaaaatttgctAAGAAAAGCTGAAGAAGAATTTGGGTTTCATCATCCAACAGGTGGTTTGACAATCCCATGTAGAATAGACACCTTTATCAATGTCACTTCTCACTTGAGCAGTTCACAAGAGAGGTCAAACTACCCATGA
- the LOC108986951 gene encoding auxin-responsive protein SAUR21-like: MGVRLPVVALARQILSRSASTASRAASTSSEIPRGFFAVYVGENQKRRFVVPVSYLNQPLFQDLLRKAEEEFGFNHPTGGLTIPCRVDTFIDVTSRLSSS, translated from the coding sequence ATGGGAGTTCGATTGCCGGTTGTTGCTCTTGCTAGGCAGATTCTAAGTCGGTCTGCTTCGACTGCATCCAGAGCAGCCTCAACATCATCAGAGATACCAAGAGGCTTCTTTGCAGTTTATGTTGGAGAGAACCAGAAGCGGCGGTTTGTGGTTCCCGTCTCCTATTTGAACCAGCCATTATTTCAAGATTTGCTAAGAAAAGCCGAAGAAGAATTTGGGTTTAATCATCCAACCGGTGGTTTGACGATTCCATGCAGAGTAGACACTTTCATTGATGTCACTTCTCGCTTGAGCAGTTCATAA
- the LOC108986952 gene encoding auxin-responsive protein SAUR21-like, with the protein MGVCFLSVTLAKKILSRSTLTAPRMVSTSSDVPRGFFAVYVGENQKRRFVVPVSYLNQPLFQDLLRKAEEEFGFNHPIGGLTIPCRVDAFIDVTSRLGS; encoded by the coding sequence ATGGGAGTTTGTTTCCTCAGTGTTACTCTTGCTAAGAAAATTCTAAGCCGATCTACTTTGACGGCACCTAGAATGGTTTCAACATCCTCGGATGTACCAAGGGGCTTCTTTGCAGTTTATGTTGGAGAGAACCAGAAGCGGCGATTTGTGGTTCCTGTGTCCTATTTGAACCAGCCTTTATTTCAAGATTTGCTAAGAAAAGCTGAAGAAGAATTTGGGTTTAATCATCCAATTGGTGGTCTGACGATTCCATGCAGAGTAGACGCTTTCATTGATGTCACTTCTCGCCTAGGTAGTTGA